The Sphingomicrobium sp. genome has a window encoding:
- the ctaD gene encoding cytochrome c oxidase subunit I, translating to MTDRATGKSEGAMGRPAPGERDRIEAENRQLEQQRKKIARDGPKLTGEKLAMRLEATWRRPPGFVGWLSTVDHKEIGRRYIITALLFLALAGVLALAMRMQLAQPDAALIGPDRYNQIFTMHGTTMMFLFAVPVMEGVALYLIPLMVGTRNSAFPRLNAFSYFMYLFGGLLLWGAFLLNIAPDMGWFAYTPLSGPQYSPGKRADIWAQMVTFTEVAALSAAVVLTSTILKLRAPGMTLARMPLFAWAMLVVAVMIIFSMPSVALASGMLLSDRLIGTHFFNAYEHGDNLLWQHLFWFFGHPEVYIIFLPATGFVSMIVETFCRRPIFGHSVVVLALVSTGILSFGLWVHHMFTTGLPRVGYSFFTAASMTVAIPTGLQIFCWIATMWDGRPRFAVPMLYVIGFIVTFVIGGLTGVMLAAVPIDLQLHDTYFVVAHFHYVLIGGAVFPLLGALTYWYPKITGRMMSERLGKIGFWTMFIGFQVAFFPMHIAGMLGMPRRVYTYPAGLGLEIPNLISTVGSFAVAAAVVMFVVNGVMSLYRGKIATANPWDGATLEWATSSPPPPYNFPHIPAVESNTPLWDSPGELPVVTGLRVDDKELLVTTVVAATPDLREPVPHPSVWPFIAAVATAIVFICSIFSPWALAFGLIPAAIALICWFWPKELKRQPEPVIT from the coding sequence ATGACCGACAGGGCGACCGGCAAATCTGAAGGGGCGATGGGGCGGCCTGCTCCCGGGGAGCGTGATCGCATCGAGGCCGAAAACCGCCAACTCGAGCAACAGCGCAAGAAAATCGCACGCGATGGCCCGAAGCTCACCGGCGAGAAGCTTGCGATGCGCCTCGAAGCGACGTGGCGGCGGCCGCCCGGCTTCGTCGGTTGGCTCTCGACCGTCGACCACAAGGAGATCGGACGCCGCTACATCATCACCGCGCTGCTGTTCCTGGCGCTGGCCGGCGTGCTTGCCCTGGCCATGCGCATGCAGCTTGCGCAACCCGACGCGGCGCTGATCGGCCCGGACCGGTACAATCAGATCTTCACCATGCACGGCACGACGATGATGTTCCTGTTCGCCGTGCCGGTGATGGAAGGCGTGGCACTTTACCTCATCCCGCTGATGGTCGGGACGCGCAACTCCGCGTTCCCGCGTCTCAACGCCTTCAGCTACTTCATGTACCTGTTTGGCGGGCTGCTGCTTTGGGGCGCCTTCCTTCTCAACATCGCGCCGGACATGGGGTGGTTCGCCTACACGCCGCTCTCAGGCCCGCAATATTCGCCCGGCAAACGCGCCGACATCTGGGCGCAGATGGTGACCTTCACGGAAGTCGCCGCACTGTCGGCAGCCGTCGTGCTGACGAGCACGATCCTGAAGCTTCGCGCCCCCGGCATGACGCTCGCGCGCATGCCGCTGTTCGCCTGGGCGATGCTGGTCGTCGCAGTGATGATCATCTTTTCGATGCCGTCCGTCGCGCTTGCGTCGGGCATGCTGCTGTCGGACCGGCTGATCGGCACGCATTTCTTCAACGCCTACGAACATGGCGACAATCTGTTGTGGCAGCACCTGTTCTGGTTCTTCGGCCACCCGGAAGTCTACATCATCTTCCTTCCGGCGACGGGCTTCGTCAGCATGATCGTCGAGACCTTCTGCCGCCGCCCGATCTTCGGCCATTCGGTCGTCGTGCTGGCGCTCGTATCGACCGGCATTCTGTCGTTCGGCCTATGGGTCCACCACATGTTCACGACCGGCCTCCCGCGGGTCGGTTACAGCTTCTTCACCGCTGCAAGCATGACGGTCGCCATCCCGACGGGCCTCCAGATCTTCTGCTGGATTGCGACGATGTGGGACGGGCGGCCACGCTTCGCGGTGCCGATGCTTTACGTCATCGGCTTCATCGTCACCTTCGTCATCGGCGGGCTTACCGGCGTGATGCTGGCCGCCGTGCCGATCGACCTGCAGCTGCACGATACCTACTTCGTCGTCGCCCATTTCCATTATGTGCTGATCGGCGGCGCGGTGTTCCCGCTGCTCGGCGCGCTGACTTACTGGTATCCGAAGATCACCGGTCGCATGATGAGCGAGAGGCTGGGCAAGATCGGTTTCTGGACGATGTTCATCGGCTTCCAGGTCGCATTCTTCCCGATGCACATCGCGGGAATGCTCGGCATGCCGCGGCGCGTGTACACCTATCCTGCCGGACTTGGTCTCGAGATCCCCAACCTCATCTCGACGGTTGGTTCGTTCGCGGTCGCGGCGGCCGTGGTCATGTTCGTCGTGAATGGAGTCATGTCGCTGTACCGCGGCAAGATCGCCACCGCGAACCCTTGGGACGGCGCGACGCTCGAATGGGCGACCAGTTCGCCGCCGCCCCCGTACAACTTCCCGCACATTCCTGCAGTCGAGAGCAACACGCCCTTGTGGGATTCGCCCGGTGAGCTTCCCGTCGTCACCGGCCTGCGCGTGGACGACAAGGAGCTGCTGGTCACGACGGTCGTCGCGGCAACGCCGGACCTGCGCGAACCCGTCCCGCACCCGAGTGTCTGGCCGTTCATCGCCGCCGTCGCGACGGCGATCGTTTTCATCTGCTCGATCTTCTCCCCCTGGGCGCTCGCCTTCGGGCTTATCCCCGCCGCGATCGCCCTGATTTGCTGGTTCTGGCCCAAAGAACTCAAGCGCCAGCCGGAGCCGGTGATCACATGA
- a CDS encoding cytochrome c oxidase subunit 3 produces the protein MMGDVRFTQDVAELPTHKFGPSSLTWWGIIAFMVIEGMFFALAFAAYFMIMGHEQGWPPEGRQAADLIPGTLFTIGILLSEIPNTIIKKAAERYDTPAVRLWMPIMVAIGAALLIIRGFEFNNLNCRWTDDAYSSIIWALLLLHTTHLLTDWIDTIVLAALMNTDEGYEGRRFVDVDENSLYWRYVWLMWLPIYATIYLVPRL, from the coding sequence ATGATGGGGGACGTGCGCTTCACCCAGGATGTCGCCGAGCTGCCGACCCACAAGTTCGGGCCGAGCAGCCTCACCTGGTGGGGCATCATCGCCTTCATGGTCATCGAGGGCATGTTCTTCGCCCTCGCGTTCGCTGCTTATTTCATGATCATGGGGCATGAGCAGGGATGGCCGCCGGAGGGTCGCCAGGCCGCGGACCTCATCCCCGGAACCCTGTTCACGATCGGCATCCTGCTCAGCGAGATTCCAAACACGATCATCAAGAAAGCGGCGGAACGCTACGACACGCCGGCGGTGCGGCTGTGGATGCCGATCATGGTCGCGATCGGCGCGGCGCTGCTGATCATCCGCGGCTTCGAGTTCAACAATCTCAACTGCCGCTGGACCGATGATGCGTACAGCTCGATCATCTGGGCGCTGCTGCTCCTCCACACGACGCACTTGCTCACCGACTGGATCGACACGATCGTCCTCGCCGCCCTGATGAACACGGACGAGGGTTACGAAGGGCGGCGCTTCGTCGATGTCGACGAGAACAGCCTTTACTGGCGCTACGTGTGGCTGATGTGGCTGCCGATCTACGCCACGATCTACCTGGTGCCGCGGCTGTGA
- a CDS encoding cytochrome c oxidase assembly protein, producing the protein MLPIRAIFALVVASIATPAFAHAREDHGLGWTWSPLLTVPLALTLIVYLVGWRRLSKRASKPPAGVGYFLSGWLVLTLSLVSPLHEAGERSFTMHMIEHELIMLVATLLLAMSSAGGMLAWGLPRSVRLALGGNWTSPLQRTWKVLTEPVTATAIQAVVMWGWHAPMLFNLALQRTGWHIAQHASFVVSALLFWWAMLHPRGRASGYGVSAACLFATSLIGGALGALMSVSDSPWYSAYAAMGMAPFGLDPVDDQRLAGLIMWVPGGLFHGVAALVLAYKWLKASEGEHVALNLH; encoded by the coding sequence ATGCTTCCAATAAGGGCAATCTTCGCGCTTGTGGTGGCGTCGATCGCGACGCCGGCGTTCGCGCATGCGCGCGAAGATCATGGCCTCGGCTGGACTTGGAGCCCGCTGCTGACGGTGCCGCTCGCGCTCACGCTGATCGTCTACCTGGTCGGTTGGCGGCGATTGTCCAAGCGCGCATCCAAGCCGCCCGCGGGCGTCGGCTACTTCCTCAGCGGCTGGCTGGTTTTGACACTCTCGCTTGTCTCGCCGCTGCACGAGGCGGGCGAGCGAAGCTTCACCATGCACATGATCGAACATGAGCTGATCATGCTCGTCGCGACCCTGCTTCTTGCCATGTCGAGTGCGGGCGGGATGCTCGCCTGGGGCTTGCCTCGCTCAGTGCGCCTGGCGCTCGGCGGCAATTGGACGTCGCCGCTCCAGCGCACGTGGAAAGTCTTGACGGAGCCGGTGACCGCAACCGCGATCCAGGCCGTCGTCATGTGGGGATGGCACGCCCCGATGCTGTTCAACCTCGCCCTTCAGCGGACCGGCTGGCACATCGCCCAGCACGCCAGCTTCGTCGTCAGCGCGCTCCTCTTTTGGTGGGCGATGCTGCACCCGCGCGGCCGAGCCAGCGGCTATGGCGTGTCCGCCGCCTGCCTGTTCGCCACGTCGCTGATCGGCGGCGCTCTGGGCGCGTTGATGAGCGTCTCCGACAGTCCCTGGTATTCGGCTTACGCGGCCATGGGCATGGCGCCGTTCGGGCTGGACCCGGTCGACGACCAGCGGCTTGCAGGGCTGATCATGTGGGTGCCGGGCGGGCTGTTCCATGGCGTCGCCGCGCTCGTGCTCGCGTACAAATGGCTCAAGGCCTCGGAGGGCGAGCATGTTGCGCTCAATCTCCACTAA
- a CDS encoding c-type cytochrome, whose translation MLRSISTKKAFALLAILVVAAILIGVVREYAQQRTRLRTHAATMTGGDPRRGEAMFIQYGCGSCHHMTAVRNATGMVGPPLDTIGLRAIVGGRLANNPANMEKWIRDPQQVSPGTAMPDLNVGAQDARDITAFLYTRAK comes from the coding sequence ATGTTGCGCTCAATCTCCACTAAGAAAGCGTTCGCCCTCCTCGCCATCCTCGTCGTTGCGGCGATCCTGATCGGAGTCGTTCGCGAGTATGCGCAGCAGCGCACCAGGCTTCGTACCCATGCAGCGACGATGACGGGCGGCGACCCGCGGCGCGGCGAAGCGATGTTCATCCAGTACGGCTGCGGCAGCTGCCATCACATGACCGCGGTGCGCAACGCGACCGGCATGGTCGGGCCGCCGCTCGACACGATCGGGCTGCGCGCGATCGTCGGCGGGCGTCTCGCCAATAATCCAGCCAACATGGAGAAGTGGATCCGCGATCCGCAGCAGGTGTCGCCGGGGACGGCCATGCCTGACCTCAACGTCGGTGCGCAGGACGCACGCGACATTACGGCGTTCCTCTACACGCGGGCGAAATAG
- a CDS encoding TonB-dependent receptor, whose amino-acid sequence MPQALPPQPPQAAIVITGEALPQSTAYGVYDVQRISRREIERSPSQQLDQLLKNVPGVQLFRRSDARSGHPTSQGVTLRALGGNASSRALLVLDGVPQTDPFGGWVNWPAYDPADLSDIRVVRGGGSVANGPGALAGTIEMTSRSDAGVAGDIDVGSRKSIDGGAWLGAHVAGGVFVLSARAQRGDGFVPVTEATRGAADVRAPYRAFNGRARFVTPIGDAAELQATVAGFHDWRTRGVAFTENRTNGADASLRLVGRGAWQWSALGYWQWRNLMSSFASVAPDRAAATRASLQYSVPSYGAGGSVEVRPPMPQGVELRIGADARRTTGESREFYSYVAGSPTRRRAAGGESWTAGLFAETSAELGRATVTGGVRLDRWSIANGHLFEETIATGAILTDQEDARRSGWLPTARAGFSMPAGAGVSIRGAVYLGWRMPTLNELFRPFRAGQDATAANAALDPERVAGVEGGVDYRRGPLALKLTGFVNRLRESIANVTLGQGPGVFPGVGFVPLGGTYRQRQNVDGVRVRGVEGSAEWTRDAWFARVGASLTRARMSASGPAALLDGLRPAQTPNFTAALAGGWEREGKALQVVLRRVGKQFEDDLNTRTLSGATTFDAFASWPLSKRLQIVARGENLANALVMAAVNGDGSVERAMPRTLWIGLRLR is encoded by the coding sequence GTGCCGCAGGCTTTGCCGCCGCAGCCGCCGCAGGCGGCGATCGTCATCACCGGCGAAGCGTTGCCGCAGTCGACCGCCTACGGCGTCTACGACGTACAGCGAATTTCGCGGCGGGAGATCGAACGCTCGCCGAGCCAGCAGCTCGACCAGCTCCTGAAGAACGTGCCCGGGGTGCAGCTGTTCCGCCGATCCGACGCCCGGAGCGGCCACCCGACGAGCCAGGGCGTCACGCTTCGCGCGCTCGGCGGCAATGCTTCGAGCCGCGCCTTGCTGGTGCTCGACGGGGTCCCGCAGACCGACCCGTTCGGCGGCTGGGTCAATTGGCCGGCCTACGACCCGGCGGACCTCTCTGACATTCGTGTCGTGCGTGGCGGCGGTTCGGTTGCGAACGGTCCCGGCGCGCTCGCCGGCACGATTGAGATGACGAGCCGTTCGGACGCCGGCGTTGCGGGCGACATCGACGTCGGCAGTCGAAAGTCGATCGACGGCGGGGCGTGGCTAGGTGCGCACGTGGCCGGCGGCGTGTTCGTGCTTTCCGCACGCGCACAGCGGGGCGACGGCTTCGTCCCTGTTACTGAAGCGACGCGGGGCGCTGCCGATGTCCGGGCGCCCTACCGCGCGTTCAACGGCCGCGCTCGGTTTGTCACGCCGATCGGCGACGCCGCCGAGCTGCAGGCAACGGTCGCCGGTTTCCACGACTGGCGGACCCGAGGTGTCGCATTCACCGAGAACCGCACCAATGGCGCTGACGCATCGCTTCGGCTGGTTGGCCGTGGTGCCTGGCAGTGGAGCGCGCTCGGCTATTGGCAATGGCGCAATCTGATGAGCAGCTTCGCCAGCGTCGCGCCCGACAGGGCCGCCGCGACGCGCGCCTCGCTTCAATATTCGGTACCTTCATATGGTGCCGGCGGCAGCGTCGAGGTGCGGCCGCCGATGCCCCAAGGGGTCGAGCTGCGCATCGGCGCCGATGCGCGGCGTACCACCGGCGAGTCCCGGGAATTCTATTCTTATGTCGCCGGCAGCCCGACGCGCCGCCGCGCCGCCGGAGGGGAAAGCTGGACAGCCGGCCTCTTCGCGGAGACCAGCGCCGAGCTCGGCCGCGCAACCGTCACCGGCGGCGTACGACTCGACCGCTGGTCGATCGCTAACGGCCATCTGTTCGAAGAGACGATCGCCACTGGTGCGATCCTGACCGATCAGGAGGACGCCAGGCGCAGCGGCTGGCTGCCGACCGCGCGCGCTGGCTTCTCGATGCCGGCCGGTGCCGGCGTCAGCATTCGTGGCGCCGTCTATCTCGGCTGGCGCATGCCGACGCTCAACGAACTGTTCCGGCCGTTTCGCGCCGGACAGGACGCGACTGCCGCCAATGCCGCGCTCGACCCTGAGCGGGTCGCCGGCGTCGAGGGCGGCGTCGACTACCGACGCGGGCCGCTGGCGCTCAAGTTGACCGGTTTCGTCAACCGGCTGCGGGAATCGATCGCGAACGTCACTTTGGGCCAGGGCCCGGGTGTCTTCCCGGGCGTCGGCTTCGTGCCTCTGGGTGGCACCTACCGGCAGCGGCAGAATGTCGACGGGGTGCGGGTGCGCGGCGTCGAAGGGTCGGCGGAATGGACTCGCGACGCCTGGTTCGCGCGGGTCGGCGCCAGCCTGACGCGCGCTCGCATGAGCGCGAGCGGCCCCGCTGCATTGCTCGATGGGCTCCGCCCGGCGCAAACCCCCAACTTCACCGCGGCGCTCGCCGGCGGATGGGAGCGGGAGGGCAAGGCGCTGCAGGTCGTGCTGCGGCGGGTCGGCAAGCAGTTCGAGGACGACCTCAACACGCGCACGCTGAGCGGCGCGACCACGTTCGACGCATTCGCATCATGGCCGTTGAGCAAACGGCTCCAGATCGTCGCGCGCGGCGAGAATTTGGCGAATGCCTTGGTGATGGCAGCGGTGAACGGCGACGGCTCGGTGGAACGCGCGATGCCTCGGACGCTGTGGATCGGCCTGCGCCTGCGCTGA
- a CDS encoding POTRA domain-containing protein, whose translation MSPPLVRRAPRLDVEGGIERAPCALDRPQFATIRFVLRGASFDGLQGLSADQLSNAYAAYVGREVPISIVCEIRDRAATMLRDAGYVAAVQVPEQKIADGTVAFRVLMARLTQVRVRGDASGAEKVIAGYLNHLTKRPVFNRYEAERYLLLASDLPGYSARLTLRPAGTTPGEVIGEVTVQRQRAYADANIQNGGSDELGPWGALLRGQLFGLTGLADRTSLSLFSTADLHEQQTVQLGHDFRLGSSGLSASNVFTHAWARPSGAGGDVLARTLLNTTELGYPLIRRQTQTLRGSVGLDIVNQQVRLDSLTITRDRLRVSFLRLGGDVVAPDFGGIAFSEVEPRASGLE comes from the coding sequence ATGTCGCCGCCGCTCGTCCGCCGCGCGCCGCGGCTCGATGTCGAAGGCGGGATCGAGCGGGCGCCCTGCGCACTGGATCGACCACAGTTTGCAACCATCCGCTTTGTGCTCCGCGGCGCGAGCTTTGATGGCCTTCAGGGGCTAAGCGCAGATCAGCTGTCGAACGCTTACGCAGCCTATGTCGGACGCGAGGTGCCGATCAGCATCGTCTGCGAGATTCGCGACCGCGCGGCGACCATGCTCCGCGACGCCGGCTATGTCGCTGCGGTCCAGGTGCCGGAGCAGAAGATTGCCGACGGAACGGTCGCATTCCGCGTGCTGATGGCGCGGCTGACCCAGGTCAGGGTGCGCGGGGACGCGAGCGGCGCGGAAAAGGTCATCGCCGGCTATCTGAACCACCTGACCAAGCGCCCCGTCTTCAACCGCTATGAAGCCGAGCGCTACCTGCTGCTGGCCAGCGATTTGCCGGGCTACAGCGCGCGGCTGACGCTGCGGCCGGCTGGTACGACTCCCGGTGAAGTCATCGGCGAGGTGACGGTCCAGCGGCAGCGCGCTTATGCGGACGCCAATATCCAGAACGGGGGATCGGACGAGCTCGGCCCGTGGGGCGCGTTGCTGCGAGGCCAGCTGTTCGGCCTCACAGGACTGGCAGACCGCACGTCCTTGTCGCTGTTCAGCACCGCGGACCTTCACGAGCAGCAGACGGTCCAGCTCGGCCACGACTTCCGCTTGGGATCGAGCGGGCTCAGCGCGTCGAATGTGTTCACTCATGCCTGGGCGCGGCCGTCCGGCGCGGGCGGGGACGTGCTTGCGCGGACTTTGCTCAACACCACCGAGCTTGGCTATCCGCTGATCCGCCGGCAGACGCAGACGCTGCGCGGTTCGGTCGGCCTGGACATCGTCAACCAGCAGGTGCGTCTCGACTCGCTCACGATTACGCGAGACCGGCTCCGCGTTAGTTTCCTTCGCCTCGGCGGGGATGTGGTGGCGCCCGACTTCGGCGGCATCGCCTTCTCGGAAGTCGAGCCGCGCGCCTCCGGCCTCGAGTAA
- a CDS encoding AMP nucleosidase produces the protein MSHTKSIEGAVDRLEEIFDESVANLRAAVRAYIRDGTVPDVAAREAGAFAYPELRIEYDGKLPRPAVTRAFARLTQPGIYASSIARPRLFRAYLTEQLEHLVRDYGVEISVGRSHSEIPYPYVIEDSGIEIGDVRAAELSRLFPSNELVYIGDEVADGTWEPGGVRPLALFDAPRTDFSLARLKHYTGTPAEHFQHFVLFTNYVRYVDEFVRVGIAEVRRPGSRFTALSVPGALFDHGELADAEEQIAAGQWRRHQMPAYHLMAEGGTGITLVNIGVGPSNAKTICDHVAVLRPQVWLMIGHCGGLRPSQTIGDYVLAHAYLRDDHVLDDVLPPEIPLPAIAEVQQALFRAALTVTGEDEESVKLRLRTGTVVTTDDRNWELRYAASALRFDQSRAVAIDMESATVAAQGYRFRVPYGTLLCVSDKPLHGELKLPGQANAFYERAISQHLRIGVEALGLLEGEGEGLHSRKLRSFDEPPLR, from the coding sequence ATGTCACACACCAAGTCGATCGAAGGTGCGGTCGACCGCCTCGAAGAGATTTTCGACGAATCCGTTGCCAACCTTCGGGCCGCTGTCCGCGCCTACATCCGCGACGGGACCGTTCCCGACGTCGCCGCCCGCGAGGCGGGGGCCTTCGCTTACCCCGAGCTGCGGATCGAATATGACGGCAAGCTACCGCGTCCCGCGGTCACGCGCGCCTTTGCGCGGCTGACGCAACCGGGCATCTACGCCAGCAGCATTGCCCGGCCGCGGCTGTTCCGCGCCTATTTGACCGAGCAGCTCGAGCATCTCGTGCGCGATTATGGCGTCGAGATCTCCGTCGGCCGCTCACACAGCGAAATTCCTTATCCCTACGTGATCGAAGACAGCGGGATCGAGATCGGCGATGTGCGCGCCGCCGAGCTGTCGAGGCTCTTCCCGTCCAACGAGCTCGTCTACATCGGCGATGAAGTTGCCGACGGAACCTGGGAGCCGGGCGGCGTCCGCCCTCTCGCGCTGTTCGACGCGCCGCGCACCGACTTTAGCCTCGCGCGCCTGAAGCACTACACCGGGACGCCGGCGGAGCATTTCCAGCACTTCGTCCTGTTCACCAATTATGTCCGCTATGTCGACGAGTTCGTCCGCGTCGGCATTGCCGAGGTGCGGCGGCCGGGTTCGCGCTTCACGGCCTTGTCGGTTCCCGGCGCGCTGTTCGACCATGGCGAGCTTGCCGACGCGGAAGAGCAGATTGCCGCGGGCCAGTGGCGGCGGCACCAGATGCCAGCCTACCATCTGATGGCGGAAGGCGGCACAGGCATCACCCTGGTCAACATCGGAGTCGGACCGTCGAACGCCAAGACGATCTGCGACCATGTCGCGGTGCTTCGGCCGCAGGTCTGGTTGATGATCGGCCATTGCGGCGGCCTTCGCCCGAGCCAGACAATCGGCGACTATGTGCTCGCTCACGCCTATCTGCGCGATGATCATGTGCTCGACGACGTGCTGCCGCCGGAAATCCCGTTGCCGGCGATCGCCGAAGTCCAGCAGGCGCTGTTCCGTGCCGCGCTGACGGTTACCGGCGAGGATGAGGAAAGCGTCAAGCTGCGCCTGCGCACCGGAACGGTCGTGACCACCGACGACCGCAATTGGGAGCTTCGCTACGCGGCCTCGGCGCTTCGTTTCGACCAGAGCCGCGCGGTCGCCATCGACATGGAATCGGCAACCGTCGCGGCGCAGGGCTATCGCTTCCGCGTGCCCTATGGGACTTTGCTATGCGTGTCCGACAAGCCCCTCCACGGCGAGCTTAAATTGCCGGGCCAGGCGAACGCCTTTTACGAACGGGCGATCAGCCAGCATTTGCGCATCGGCGTCGAGGCGCTCGGGCTGCTCGAGGGCGAAGGCGAGGGCCTCCACAGCCGCAAGCTGCGCAGCTTCGACGAACCGCCGCTCCGCTAG
- a CDS encoding bifunctional metallophosphatase/5'-nucleotidase — MTRLWIALALGLAGCAAQPVTQVRAPIAPAAPVEVQILAINDLHGNLEPPAPVEIVQNDGSKNKVQTGGVARLGTALTRLRSGKPNTVTVSAGDSIGASPLISAYYLDEPTITAMNLMKVEFNAVGNHEFDRGSDELKRIQNGGCTKFTRRIPCAVEPFRGAEFRYLAANVRQADGSTIFPGTGLKRFETPAGPITIGFIGMTLKETSTLVTPSGVKGLTFADEAATANALVPQLKAQGADAIVLLIHQGGKLSKFTSGNGCDGFSGDIEPVLAKVDPAITTVVSGHTHWAYVCKGTPVTGPGRLLTSAGKNGYFVTDLRLQFDPATHRLVAQSARNVIVGGGEQGEDAAQTALVSRYAAAIAPVASKVVGRLSAAAPRDVEDFESAAADLIADSMLAATRDARDGGAQLALVNATGIRVDLPAGNVRYKDAFAMMPFGNNLLVMTLTGEQLKRVLEQQYAARVRPGFNRPAALAPSSGFTYAVDMKQPEGSRVSQLRLNGKAIQPQANYRVVVNNFLASGGDGLSGFTAGTDVSDPGIIDIDAMLAWIADGRTPPKADRITLR, encoded by the coding sequence GTGACGCGGTTGTGGATCGCGCTGGCGCTGGGCCTCGCGGGTTGCGCGGCGCAGCCGGTGACGCAGGTGCGCGCGCCGATCGCGCCGGCCGCTCCGGTCGAAGTGCAGATCCTCGCCATCAACGACCTTCACGGCAATCTCGAGCCCCCGGCGCCCGTCGAGATCGTCCAGAACGACGGCAGCAAGAACAAGGTCCAGACCGGCGGCGTTGCACGGCTCGGCACAGCGCTCACGCGCCTGCGGTCGGGCAAGCCGAACACGGTCACGGTCTCGGCAGGGGATTCGATCGGCGCCTCGCCGCTCATCTCCGCTTATTATCTCGACGAACCGACCATCACGGCGATGAACCTGATGAAGGTCGAGTTCAACGCAGTGGGAAATCACGAATTCGACCGCGGCTCCGATGAGCTGAAGCGGATCCAGAACGGCGGCTGCACCAAGTTCACGCGCCGCATCCCGTGCGCCGTCGAGCCGTTCCGCGGCGCCGAGTTCCGCTACCTCGCCGCCAATGTCCGCCAGGCGGACGGATCGACGATCTTCCCCGGAACCGGGTTGAAGCGCTTCGAGACGCCGGCGGGGCCGATTACTATCGGATTCATCGGCATGACCTTGAAGGAGACGAGCACGCTGGTGACGCCGTCGGGCGTGAAGGGCCTGACCTTCGCCGATGAGGCAGCAACGGCGAATGCGCTCGTTCCGCAGTTGAAGGCTCAGGGCGCCGACGCGATCGTGCTGCTAATCCACCAAGGCGGAAAGCTCAGCAAATTCACCAGCGGCAATGGCTGCGATGGGTTCAGCGGCGACATTGAGCCGGTGCTTGCCAAGGTTGATCCGGCGATCACAACCGTCGTGTCCGGCCACACGCATTGGGCTTACGTGTGCAAGGGCACGCCGGTGACCGGACCGGGTCGGCTGCTGACCAGCGCCGGCAAGAACGGCTATTTCGTCACCGACCTGCGGCTGCAGTTCGATCCTGCAACCCATCGCCTGGTCGCCCAGTCGGCGCGCAACGTAATCGTCGGCGGCGGCGAGCAGGGCGAGGACGCCGCACAGACTGCGCTGGTCAGCCGCTATGCCGCGGCGATTGCACCGGTCGCCAGCAAGGTTGTCGGGCGGCTTTCGGCCGCCGCTCCGCGGGACGTCGAGGATTTCGAAAGCGCTGCCGCCGACCTCATCGCCGATTCGATGCTGGCGGCGACGCGCGACGCGCGCGATGGCGGTGCGCAGCTGGCGCTCGTTAACGCGACCGGCATTCGCGTCGATCTTCCGGCCGGGAACGTCCGCTACAAGGACGCGTTCGCGATGATGCCGTTCGGCAATAATTTGCTGGTCATGACCCTGACGGGCGAACAGCTGAAGCGGGTGCTGGAGCAGCAATATGCGGCGCGGGTTCGCCCCGGCTTCAACCGCCCAGCGGCGCTCGCCCCATCGTCTGGCTTCACCTACGCAGTCGACATGAAGCAGCCGGAAGGCAGCCGCGTCTCCCAGCTGCGCCTGAACGGCAAGGCGATCCAGCCCCAGGCGAACTATCGCGTCGTCGTGAACAATTTCCTGGCTTCAGGTGGCGACGGGCTGAGCGGCTTCACCGCCGGCACGGACGTCAGCGACCCGGGGATCATCGATATCGACGCGATGCTCGCCTGGATTGCGGACGGCCGCACGCCGCCGAAAGCTGATCGGATTACGCTTCGCTAG